The DNA region AAAAATAAGATAGACAACTTGCTATTAATGTTAAATTATATCGTTAGTCCAAATATTATTTGTGGTCAGAGATGGAGTTAAAAGCCAATATATAGGTTCAGGCATATTCAATAACttttgttcaattttatatttgcattaagaaattcattaaatatgtacaaaaattAAATTCAGAACTCCATTACTAACGTATGATATTGCCATCCTGaattttaggacctctatttgCGGTGTTAGTAGATACAAGTTAAATGCTTAGAATATATATTTCCCAAAGCAGCTAgaagtaggggtgtacaaagaaaaccaaCAAATCGCACCAAATCGATAATCCAAGTCAAACCaagaaaaaaaatccgactatggtttgatttggtgttagaaaaaaaaatccgactataattggtttggtttggttttaactaaaaaaagtcaaaccgaaaccagaccaaaccaacccgacattacatgtatacaagtttaaaaatatgttatacataaaaataataattataatataatttataaatattttttaaacttattcaTAGTTTACTCTTTTAATATATTATTTCAAGCTTgtacttagaacttttgaatggtCAAATATGTTTTATATCCAATAAaaattagtaactcaaataaaacccaaagcaaaatcaaatcaatactaatgctgacaaaaaaatattcaattcaatactaagaatgacaatagtattggatatttattctttttaGTTTTGCATTGGTTTAGACGGTGAAAATGCATAATttacttttaatattatttagtcatgtaattaatacttagtatttattagtcgtacttattttaacatgacttagtacttttagattatgtttatttttattatggcttattaattagcaatatttattttatgcgatttgtTGAGTATTTTAGTATAATCATGACTCATCTcacattattttatattattttattggattACACTTATATAGTTTTATCCTACTAGGATCTAAGAAATATTAGAGcacaaattataaattttatgctATAAAGATTCTGTCggaaaaaacccaaaaaattcgTGAAAACCGAAAGACTCGAGAAAAATCGCGATTGAAAAATCCGATTTTTGTTAGTTTAGTTCGGTTCATAGATTCAAAAATCCGAAACAATTAGTTTGGTTTAGTAATagaaaaatccgaaccaacccgattTACGTACACTCCCAGAAAGAATAACATCTTTGCTTTGCCTTGCAGAAAAGTGGCATCAAAATTAACGGCTCGCATTATCTGTTCTCTGTTTATCAGTGCATTGCTGGGGTGAGTTTTTACATATTATTCTATACATAAGAGTTATTTATTCCAATAATTGTAAATATTATGTTCTGCTCTAGTCAATCACAACAAACTCTGATAAATAGCTGTTTTAATTTCAGGGGTACATTCACTCAATATTTCTTCTTACTTGGGCTGGAATACACATCAACAACATTTAGCTGTGCTTTCCTCAATATGGTGCCTGTCATCACTTTCATTTTGGCCTTGCTACTTAGGTAAACATAAATAATCATTTAAATTTCAGTTTATTGTATCAAAGTTATATAACTAATGTTTTGTAGCAAAATGATAAATCAACTATGCCTATATAACACAAAAAAAGTATAGTGTCATGTAGGTAGCGTACACGTCAGCACTCGCCTTATATAGTATTCTGATaccatttaaaaaataaaaacccaTTTTCTACTcacttaaaataaaataagttttTTAAGTGGTGTCACGTGGATGTTATATAAGATAGACTTATGAAGTGGCAGCCACCAGCCTAGTATGTTCCGACATTCTTCATTTTCTGTGATAGGCATAGGTTGAGTaatatttgtttttgaaaaagttACTTTTACGATTTTAGTAAAATGGTAGTCCGGTGCACAAGGCATCATGCATTCACGAAGGGTCCAGGAAGGGCCGCACCCATGGGCAAATTTAGGAGGCGGAAGGGTGTTCACCTGAACCCTCTTCGTtggaaaattacactgtatataagGCAAAATCCAGTTCGTATAtctatattttatattttgaatcccCTGCACATTGTCCAAAAGCAAAGCTCAATGGTCAAGGAGGTTCAAAATCTCTGTAAGGTTATTGTTCAGCAATTTCTTTTatgattttagttttttttttttgaattcccTTAACAAAAATCCTACCTCCGCTACTGGCCGCACCAGAAGAGGTGTGATGTAAACAGTCTattctaatgcaagcattagtgtcTGCTTTCAcgactcgaactcgtgacctattGGTCACACGAAGACTATTTTACCGCTGTTCCAAGACTTCTTTTCATTTTAGCGCAATAAATTAAAGTTGAATGATACTTATTGAGCAGCCGAGATATTGAACAACGAACATTTGAAACAATTTCTTGCCTCACCCTGAGACCGGACCAGGCCGAGTCAGAAAGGCTTCGATGACTCAAGGTTCATGTTAGGGAAAGGAGAGTTAGGGGAAGAGGGGCAGCCCTCGGCCCGATCATCCAATGCTCCAACAGACAGACATGGTTCCTTAtagtcatttatttatttatcttttctaTCGTGACAACTTTAGTTCCCCACCTTTTAGCGTTCTGGGCATCATATATGAAATTAATCTGTCGCTTTCAAACTTTGGATCTTTAATTTTAGACAGCAGAAGGAACCATGCCAAGAAGTTAGATTAGTAGCAAAAGAGGAGGCTTGTTTTATCTTATTTTTGCAAGAAAAGTTGTGTCATACACATACTTATGCCTCTTTTTTAACCTATAAATTTTCACAGgcaagaaaaaataaaactaaaaagcAGGAGTGGAAGAGCAAAGATATTAGGCATTCTATTCTGTCTTGGTGGAGCATTAATACTCACTCTATACAAAGGAATGGCATTGATAAATCCATCAGCAGAATCAGAAGTTGAATCAAGTCACAGAAAAAAGAGTTGGTTTCTTGGTTCAATATTTCTATTTGCAGGTTGTTTTGTGTGGTCTGCTTGGTTTCTAGTACAAGCTAGAATTAGCAAAGATTATCCTTATCAGTACTCAAGCACTGCAATTATGTCATTTTTTGGAGCTTTTCAGTCTGCAATTTTGAGCTTTATCATTACCAGAAATGTATCGAAATGGATACTCAAAGGTGGATTAGAGATCCTAAGTGTCATATTTGGTGTAAGTAACCTCCTTCT from Nicotiana tabacum cultivar K326 chromosome 24, ASM71507v2, whole genome shotgun sequence includes:
- the LOC107801748 gene encoding WAT1-related protein At3g30340-like encodes the protein MSCLQKWKTIFAMIIVEFGFAAVNALFKKVLNGGMDQLVASTYRLAVSAIFLAPLAWFFERKVASKLTARIICSLFISALLGGTFTQYFFLLGLEYTSTTFSCAFLNMVPVITFILALLLRQEKIKLKSRSGRAKILGILFCLGGALILTLYKGMALINPSAESEVESSHRKKSWFLGSIFLFAGCFVWSAWFLVQARISKDYPYQYSSTAIMSFFGAFQSAILSFIITRNVSKWILKGGLEILSVIFGGMVGSGLCYVVMSWCVKQKGAVFTSAFSPLIQIFAAVFDISILHAQIHLGSILGSILVIIGLYFLLWGKSKEAEIYKNPPATEKNGQSALPITASPTHI